A window of the Vallitalea okinawensis genome harbors these coding sequences:
- a CDS encoding ABC transporter substrate-binding protein, translated as MMKKILSLTMVIILAMALFAGCAKDEEKPSTAGDNTNSSSSSSEKKEKKEVEEITLGIWDENQKDALQEIVDAFNAENESIHATIELTPWSSYWTKLDAAAGAGEAPDVFWMNVYLPKYVDGGVLLPMDEYIARDNVNTGDYVDAIVNTYNYEGQQWAMPKGVDSVAVAYNKAIFDQYGVEYPQDGWTWDDMVAIAEELKAAIATANGSEYPILMELDAQPSHFNFAHQTGGYIISEDFSQSGYNQPETVEAYQNVVDLLDQELLAPYVVLSETKGTDLFLSGKGAIVFLGSWKATVLEESTMGQEGNVGLITMPKQSQSNASVLGGLGYSIYGNTDHPDAAWELVKFITGPVGNKIQGEAGIDIPAHKESQQYYLNNFQNIETGIFFDAAETAVPFPAGPTLTKWLGPVNDYAAQIFAGEITAEEGCAKIYEEMQKIIDEE; from the coding sequence ATGATGAAAAAAATTCTTTCTTTAACAATGGTAATCATTCTTGCAATGGCATTATTTGCTGGGTGTGCTAAGGATGAGGAAAAACCTTCAACTGCAGGAGATAACACAAATAGCTCAAGCAGTAGCTCAGAAAAAAAAGAGAAGAAGGAAGTAGAAGAAATTACACTTGGTATTTGGGATGAAAACCAAAAGGATGCGCTTCAAGAAATCGTAGATGCATTTAATGCTGAGAATGAAAGCATTCATGCAACAATTGAATTAACACCATGGTCAAGCTATTGGACAAAATTAGACGCTGCAGCAGGTGCAGGAGAAGCACCAGACGTATTCTGGATGAATGTATACTTACCTAAATATGTTGACGGTGGCGTGTTACTTCCTATGGATGAGTACATTGCAAGAGATAATGTCAACACTGGCGACTATGTTGATGCAATTGTTAACACTTATAACTATGAAGGACAGCAATGGGCGATGCCTAAAGGTGTAGATTCAGTAGCTGTGGCTTACAATAAAGCAATCTTTGATCAATATGGCGTTGAATATCCACAAGATGGATGGACTTGGGATGATATGGTTGCTATAGCTGAAGAATTAAAAGCAGCAATTGCAACAGCTAATGGTAGTGAGTACCCAATTTTAATGGAACTTGATGCTCAACCATCTCACTTCAACTTCGCACATCAAACAGGTGGCTATATCATTAGTGAAGATTTTTCACAATCAGGTTATAACCAACCAGAAACTGTAGAAGCTTATCAAAATGTTGTAGATTTATTAGATCAAGAATTATTAGCTCCTTATGTTGTTCTTTCTGAAACAAAAGGTACAGATTTATTCTTATCAGGTAAAGGTGCTATTGTTTTCTTAGGTTCATGGAAAGCTACTGTTTTAGAAGAATCTACAATGGGACAAGAAGGCAATGTTGGACTTATTACAATGCCTAAACAAAGTCAATCTAATGCATCTGTATTGGGCGGTTTAGGTTATTCAATCTATGGTAATACAGATCACCCTGATGCAGCTTGGGAACTTGTAAAGTTCATAACAGGTCCAGTGGGTAACAAAATTCAAGGTGAAGCAGGTATTGATATTCCAGCACATAAAGAATCACAACAATATTATTTAAATAACTTCCAAAACATCGAAACGGGCATTTTCTTTGATGCAGCTGAAACTGCGGTACCATTCCCAGCAGGTCCAACATTAACTAAGTGGTTAGGACCAGTTAACGATTACGCAGCTCAAATATTTGCAGGTGAAATCACAGCAGAAGAGGGTTGTGCAAAGATTTACGAAGAAATGCAAAAGATTATTGACGAGGAATAA
- a CDS encoding carbohydrate ABC transporter permease, which yields MARKKLSPIRKNEIKWAYIFIAPLMIGLFVFYYFAFFQNFYYSFTKLGSFGAPEFIGLDNYIRLFQDEKFYQALKNTLTYVVIGVPSIVILSTGAAILINSQIKGRTFFRTALFLPAVTMPAAIGLLWRWLYNYEFGIINFILGKIGLDSIAWLSDPDIVIYAITIVLVWTMISTQMIIILAGLQGISKVYYEAAQIDGANKFQTLFRVTIPLLTPTLFFVTVMSIINVFQIFDFIFLMIQPTALSMKYAMSLVYYFYDRAFITFEKGYASAVSMMLFVIILVITLIQMKLQKKWVHYS from the coding sequence ATGGCACGTAAAAAATTATCGCCAATACGTAAGAATGAGATTAAATGGGCTTATATATTTATCGCCCCATTAATGATTGGCTTATTCGTTTTTTATTACTTTGCCTTTTTTCAAAACTTCTATTATAGCTTTACAAAACTTGGGTCATTTGGGGCACCTGAATTTATAGGGTTAGATAATTATATTCGTTTATTTCAAGACGAAAAATTCTATCAAGCATTAAAGAACACATTAACTTACGTTGTTATCGGCGTACCATCCATTGTTATCCTATCAACTGGAGCAGCTATTTTAATTAATTCACAGATTAAAGGACGTACTTTTTTTAGAACAGCATTATTCCTCCCAGCAGTAACCATGCCTGCGGCAATTGGGTTATTGTGGAGATGGCTTTATAATTACGAATTTGGTATCATCAATTTTATACTTGGAAAAATAGGTTTAGACTCCATAGCTTGGTTATCCGATCCTGATATAGTTATCTATGCTATTACGATTGTTCTCGTATGGACCATGATTAGTACACAGATGATTATTATATTGGCTGGGCTACAAGGCATTTCAAAAGTTTACTATGAGGCAGCGCAAATTGATGGTGCAAATAAGTTCCAAACACTTTTTAGGGTAACCATTCCCTTATTAACACCAACACTCTTCTTTGTGACTGTAATGTCCATAATCAATGTATTCCAAATCTTTGACTTTATTTTCTTAATGATTCAACCTACGGCATTAAGTATGAAATATGCCATGTCATTGGTTTACTATTTCTATGATCGTGCATTTATAACATTTGAAAAAGGCTATGCATCAGCTGTTTCGATGATGTTATTTGTCATTATATTAGTGATTACATTGATTCAAATGAAATTACAGAAAAAATGGGTTCATTATAGTTAG
- a CDS encoding carbohydrate ABC transporter permease: METLNKKGNTWIYIILILAVIATVGPFIWMFLTSIKTYEEAIMIPPIIFPDTLRWENYQIVLEKFPFGRLYINTFTVVIAVIVGQLFISSMAAFAFARLDFPGKNVIFVGILALLMIPGQIFLIPHYNIMVGLGLTNTLFALMLPSLFSVFGVFLLRQFFMSIPKDLDEAAKIDGCSYFSIFAKIILPLAKPSLVSLSILTALATWKSLMWPIIVNRSIDKMTLSAGLAFLIGEHTTYYEQVMAGGVIAVLPMIIIFIIFQNQIVEGIASQGIKG; this comes from the coding sequence GTGGAGACTTTGAATAAAAAAGGTAATACATGGATTTATATTATATTAATTTTAGCTGTAATTGCGACAGTAGGACCTTTTATATGGATGTTCTTAACGTCCATTAAAACTTATGAAGAGGCTATTATGATTCCACCAATTATCTTCCCAGATACACTAAGGTGGGAGAATTATCAAATTGTATTAGAAAAATTCCCATTTGGGCGACTATACATTAATACTTTCACAGTAGTTATAGCTGTAATCGTAGGTCAATTATTTATAAGCTCAATGGCAGCATTTGCATTTGCAAGATTAGATTTCCCAGGAAAGAATGTTATTTTTGTTGGTATTCTAGCATTATTAATGATACCTGGACAGATCTTTTTGATTCCACATTATAATATTATGGTTGGGCTTGGTCTGACCAATACATTATTTGCATTAATGTTACCAAGTTTGTTCAGTGTTTTTGGTGTATTTTTGTTGAGACAGTTTTTTATGTCGATACCAAAAGATTTGGATGAAGCAGCGAAAATAGATGGTTGTAGTTACTTCTCTATCTTTGCTAAAATTATCTTACCATTAGCTAAACCAAGCCTTGTTTCATTGTCTATCTTAACAGCTTTAGCAACTTGGAAATCGTTAATGTGGCCAATTATCGTTAATAGATCAATTGATAAAATGACATTGTCAGCAGGTCTTGCTTTCTTAATCGGAGAGCATACCACTTATTACGAGCAAGTTATGGCTGGTGGTGTTATAGCGGTATTACCAATGATTATTATCTTTATTATCTTCCAAAATCAAATTGTTGAAGGAATTGCATCTCAAGGGATTAAAGGCTAG
- a CDS encoding PIG-L family deacetylase gives MIDFLVVGAHPDDESVVTGLLLKAKKEGKKTGLICFTKGEAGGFATKEDRVRELKNAAELLELDYFKHLDHPDAGVEYGIEAVEELVPLLREASPQVVLTIHPDDYHPDHVAVSKTVDRAVFVAGLKKHSSDDKTWHPKQVLYFSLDPRTNSQRPDMIIDISDVYEKKLEVVGCHQSQGIAQFVELSAKQMGMLGGFEYGEGLYIRQPFRLSDINALLSQNKIGR, from the coding sequence ATGATCGATTTTTTAGTTGTTGGTGCTCATCCAGACGATGAGTCAGTGGTGACAGGCTTACTTTTAAAAGCTAAAAAGGAAGGGAAAAAAACAGGTTTGATCTGCTTTACTAAAGGGGAAGCAGGAGGCTTTGCAACAAAGGAAGATCGAGTTAGAGAGTTGAAAAATGCTGCAGAACTATTAGAATTAGATTATTTTAAGCATTTAGATCATCCAGATGCTGGGGTTGAATATGGGATTGAAGCAGTAGAGGAACTTGTTCCATTGTTGAGAGAAGCAAGTCCTCAAGTTGTATTGACAATTCATCCAGACGATTATCATCCCGATCACGTAGCAGTATCAAAGACAGTTGATCGAGCAGTGTTTGTAGCGGGGCTCAAGAAACATTCATCAGATGATAAAACATGGCATCCTAAGCAAGTACTCTACTTTTCACTGGATCCTCGTACCAATTCACAAAGACCTGATATGATTATCGATATTTCAGATGTTTATGAGAAAAAGTTAGAAGTAGTTGGTTGTCACCAATCCCAAGGAATTGCGCAATTTGTTGAGTTAAGTGCAAAACAAATGGGGATGTTAGGCGGCTTTGAATATGGTGAAGGCCTCTACATTCGTCAACCTTTTAGGTTAAGCGATATTAATGCATTATTAAGCCAGAATAAGATTGGTCGTTAA
- a CDS encoding MFS transporter has product MTYKGSIKRILFYQFISMMIFNLAHPVTPALIKELSYPDYAFGILFATMSLLSFVTAPLWGQLADKIGHKKVLFIGPFGSALGQLGFGLSTHLGLTIFFRAFTGAFSMATVSVSLVYLAAVSSEEDKKKNLAYSAALTGIGSMLGYLLGGLIGEQKYQYTFFAQVGLLLLLPILVLFCIQQLKDNEHTSAAAVSFRIIIDKVSLYIVQPMGKVFIYTFLLTFGYTLYTNTIPYYLVTIWNMPSSFVGYFMTFSGFLNLIANMVLLPMFLKKFSPTKILFVESLILSLSLFCFVGFKDIRIIIPTLTIYLTFLAMYKPLNQMIISVSTRNDQGVIFGIMNSFNALGMILGGLLSGFAFELSYNLPFILAAIIFGITGCLVFLFKKREKIPKKSCQLR; this is encoded by the coding sequence ATGACATATAAAGGAAGTATTAAAAGAATTCTGTTTTATCAATTTATATCCATGATGATCTTTAATTTAGCTCATCCTGTGACACCAGCCCTTATAAAAGAGTTAAGTTATCCTGATTATGCTTTTGGCATTCTATTTGCAACCATGTCTTTATTATCTTTTGTTACGGCTCCTTTATGGGGACAATTAGCTGATAAAATCGGGCATAAAAAAGTGTTATTTATAGGCCCTTTCGGTAGTGCCTTAGGTCAATTAGGATTTGGTTTATCAACTCATTTAGGATTAACTATTTTTTTTAGAGCTTTTACAGGCGCGTTTTCTATGGCTACAGTATCTGTAAGTTTAGTATACCTAGCTGCTGTTTCCTCAGAAGAAGATAAAAAGAAGAATTTAGCTTATTCAGCAGCTCTTACAGGTATTGGATCCATGTTAGGTTATTTATTGGGAGGGCTAATTGGTGAACAAAAGTATCAGTATACCTTCTTTGCTCAAGTTGGTTTATTACTATTATTGCCTATACTTGTTTTGTTCTGTATACAACAATTAAAAGATAATGAGCATACAAGTGCAGCTGCAGTATCCTTCAGAATTATTATAGACAAAGTTTCGCTATATATTGTGCAACCCATGGGGAAAGTTTTTATATATACCTTTTTATTAACCTTTGGCTATACACTTTATACCAATACCATACCTTATTATTTAGTGACAATCTGGAATATGCCATCATCTTTTGTTGGGTATTTCATGACATTTTCAGGATTTCTCAATTTAATAGCCAACATGGTTTTATTACCTATGTTTTTAAAGAAATTCAGTCCTACGAAGATTCTATTTGTAGAGTCACTGATACTAAGTTTATCTCTGTTTTGTTTTGTTGGGTTTAAAGACATTCGGATTATTATACCAACACTAACCATATACTTAACTTTCTTAGCTATGTATAAACCATTAAATCAGATGATTATATCAGTAAGTACCCGTAATGATCAAGGTGTTATTTTTGGAATCATGAATTCTTTTAATGCTTTAGGGATGATACTAGGCGGGTTGCTTTCAGGCTTTGCTTTTGAGCTAAGCTATAATCTGCCTTTTATATTAGCTGCTATCATCTTTGGTATAACAGGATGTCTTGTTTTTCTGTTTAAAAAAAGGGAGAAAATCCCTAAAAAATCCTGTCAACTTAGGTGA
- a CDS encoding LacI family DNA-binding transcriptional regulator gives MLLKEEVAGIAVKIQDVAKKAGVSISTVSRVLNGYKHVSDELKDKVTKAVEELEYRPNQVARSLASQRTNLIGIIVPDLTNHYYSRMISSIEEYASERNYNIVVCNIKENLDKEVRYLNVLKEMWADGIILMHEKVDERTKEMLKAYKIPVVLASVKIDGLKVPSVNIDDYHAAYDATNYLIQKGHERIGIIAGDMQDITAGQQRYRGFIDALKGHGIKQNPLYMREGKFKIEDGYQAMDDILDNSQVKPTAIFAVSDSMAIGAMNCAIDRGYQVPDDISIIGFDNIDLAAAVRPRLTTVNQPAEEIGRQSMKTLIALINGKNTKKDIILDHSIVEGSTCKEVK, from the coding sequence ATGTTGTTGAAAGAGGAGGTGGCAGGGATAGCTGTTAAAATACAAGATGTTGCGAAGAAAGCAGGCGTATCCATATCAACTGTGTCACGAGTCCTTAACGGTTATAAACATGTTAGTGATGAGCTGAAGGATAAAGTAACAAAAGCCGTTGAAGAGTTAGAATATCGACCTAATCAAGTAGCTAGAAGTTTAGCTTCTCAAAGAACCAATCTTATTGGTATTATTGTTCCTGACTTAACCAATCATTACTATTCAAGAATGATCAGTAGCATTGAAGAATATGCAAGTGAGCGGAATTACAATATTGTCGTCTGTAACATTAAAGAGAATCTTGATAAAGAGGTTCGCTATTTGAATGTACTGAAAGAAATGTGGGCTGATGGCATTATCCTCATGCATGAAAAGGTTGATGAACGTACTAAGGAAATGCTTAAGGCTTATAAAATTCCAGTTGTATTAGCTAGTGTTAAAATTGATGGACTCAAGGTACCATCAGTTAATATTGATGACTATCATGCAGCCTATGATGCAACTAATTATTTAATCCAAAAAGGGCATGAACGTATAGGAATCATAGCTGGTGATATGCAAGATATTACAGCTGGGCAACAAAGATATAGAGGTTTTATTGATGCATTGAAGGGTCATGGTATTAAGCAAAATCCATTATACATGCGAGAAGGAAAGTTTAAAATTGAGGACGGTTACCAAGCCATGGATGATATATTAGATAATAGTCAGGTAAAACCAACGGCGATTTTTGCTGTTAGTGATTCCATGGCTATTGGAGCTATGAATTGCGCTATAGACAGAGGATATCAGGTTCCTGATGATATATCAATTATAGGTTTTGATAACATTGATTTAGCTGCTGCGGTACGTCCAAGACTCACAACAGTGAATCAACCAGCAGAAGAAATCGGGAGACAATCCATGAAAACCCTTATTGCATTAATCAATGGGAAAAATACAAAAAAAGATATTATACTTGATCACTCCATTGTAGAAGGTAGTACCTGCAAGGAAGTGAAGTAA
- a CDS encoding M20 metallopeptidase family protein — MDIRREMEKQRNYLIKHRRYFHRYPELSHEEYKTQSYIEEELNGLGIQYKKVADTGIIATLGEGKSEDAIALRADMDALPITEVNEVSYASCHKGIMHACGHDCHLAMLLGAAKVLKEHEESLKGEVKLVFQPAEEKMAGAKELIKDEAYHNVSCIHGIHVWSELNKGEIAIKEGPLMAAVDAFKITIKGLSAHGAMPQKGVDAILIASHIVTNLQSIISRELSPLDPAVITVGKINGGTGINIIAEEVIIEGTIRYFNPNLKHKLKELMDRKIKHIAEGYGGIGQLNYIEGLPPVINDKDVIQVLKTSVEKIGCKSIAIEPVTISEDFSILMDSRRGAMTFIGIADENKKPLLHTNNFDVDEDILIDGAALHVQFIMDYIFDK, encoded by the coding sequence GTGGATATTCGCCGCGAGATGGAAAAGCAAAGAAATTATTTGATTAAGCATCGCCGATATTTTCATCGATATCCAGAATTAAGTCATGAAGAATATAAGACACAGTCTTATATAGAAGAAGAACTCAATGGATTAGGTATTCAATATAAGAAGGTAGCAGATACAGGTATCATTGCAACTTTAGGTGAGGGAAAGAGTGAAGATGCCATTGCTTTAAGAGCTGATATGGATGCATTGCCTATTACAGAAGTTAATGAGGTCAGTTATGCGTCTTGTCATAAGGGGATTATGCATGCCTGTGGACATGATTGTCATCTTGCCATGCTTTTAGGGGCAGCAAAAGTATTAAAAGAACATGAAGAGTCCCTTAAAGGTGAAGTGAAATTAGTATTTCAGCCAGCAGAAGAAAAAATGGCTGGTGCCAAGGAACTCATCAAAGATGAAGCTTATCATAATGTGTCGTGTATTCATGGGATTCATGTGTGGAGTGAACTGAATAAAGGTGAGATAGCTATTAAAGAAGGTCCTTTGATGGCGGCTGTGGATGCTTTCAAGATTACTATTAAAGGGTTAAGTGCTCATGGAGCAATGCCACAAAAAGGCGTAGATGCCATCCTAATAGCATCCCATATCGTGACGAATTTGCAATCTATTATTAGTCGTGAACTCAGTCCTCTTGATCCAGCAGTCATCACAGTAGGTAAAATAAATGGAGGAACAGGCATTAATATTATAGCAGAGGAAGTCATTATAGAAGGGACGATACGTTATTTTAATCCTAATCTAAAGCATAAACTTAAAGAGTTAATGGATAGAAAGATAAAACATATTGCTGAGGGATATGGTGGTATAGGGCAACTTAATTATATAGAGGGATTACCTCCAGTTATCAATGATAAGGATGTAATACAGGTGTTAAAAACGTCAGTTGAAAAAATAGGGTGCAAAAGTATAGCGATTGAACCGGTAACAATTAGTGAAGATTTCTCAATCCTTATGGACAGTCGAAGAGGAGCTATGACCTTTATAGGAATAGCTGATGAGAATAAGAAACCGCTTCTTCATACAAACAATTTTGACGTTGATGAAGATATTTTGATAGATGGTGCTGCGTTGCATGTTCAATTTATTATGGATTATATTTTTGATAAATAA
- a CDS encoding stalk domain-containing protein → MMYKKVVSFLVVSVMALGLIGEPIQSEAKELKLYSDGKKVCFSEDLGFPFIDNNGRTQIPFRAFSEAFGSEVTWDGDARVAYAVKDNITIAIPVGKNYISRNGHKIDSDTENSIINDRVHVPLRIVMESFNCNVDWDSNNWAIYVTQDGSEVSKPSEDQKGTDIECDWQPAPTEDKEQPTSTEGEEDTVPTENKEDEKEPVAVSKEALRGIHIGDDVTQLVDNLGQPHRTDASDYGFKWYIYNNDYSHYLQVGVKDNKVIALYTNASYWKLADGVEYGASAQTVKQNLGAEYYGSQLQATSNNINYTFLVDQLDGNKVTSVLIMDSSVTSSHYYGNGSEELRISYEKEIFDLTNVERVNKGLQPYTWEDDVTVIAREHSKDMSDNSYFSHTNLQGQAPWDRAKQAGINYSYYGENIAMGQKNAIYVINGWMNSSGHRKSILSSDYTGLGVGVWFANDDQPYYTQNFIK, encoded by the coding sequence ATGATGTATAAGAAAGTAGTATCGTTTTTAGTAGTAAGCGTGATGGCTTTGGGATTAATAGGTGAACCTATTCAATCAGAAGCTAAAGAGCTAAAGTTATATTCAGATGGGAAGAAAGTCTGTTTCAGTGAAGATTTAGGTTTTCCCTTTATCGATAATAACGGAAGAACTCAAATTCCTTTTAGAGCTTTTTCCGAAGCTTTTGGTTCAGAAGTTACATGGGATGGTGATGCTAGAGTAGCTTATGCAGTTAAAGATAACATAACAATTGCTATTCCAGTTGGGAAAAATTATATTTCTAGAAATGGTCACAAAATTGATAGTGATACTGAAAATAGTATTATTAATGATCGTGTTCATGTACCATTACGTATAGTAATGGAATCCTTTAATTGTAATGTTGATTGGGATTCAAACAACTGGGCAATTTATGTTACTCAAGATGGGAGTGAGGTATCAAAACCATCAGAAGACCAGAAAGGAACAGATATAGAATGTGATTGGCAGCCAGCTCCAACAGAAGATAAAGAGCAACCAACTTCAACTGAAGGTGAAGAAGACACTGTACCAACAGAGAATAAAGAAGATGAAAAGGAACCAGTAGCAGTAAGTAAAGAAGCCTTGAGAGGCATTCATATAGGTGATGATGTAACCCAATTGGTGGATAATTTAGGACAACCTCATCGAACAGATGCAAGTGATTATGGTTTTAAGTGGTATATCTATAATAATGACTATAGTCATTATCTGCAAGTAGGGGTTAAGGATAATAAAGTTATTGCACTTTACACAAACGCTTCCTATTGGAAATTAGCTGATGGTGTAGAATATGGTGCATCTGCTCAGACAGTGAAGCAAAACCTTGGAGCTGAATATTATGGTTCACAGCTACAAGCAACGAGTAATAATATTAATTATACATTCTTAGTAGATCAACTAGATGGTAATAAGGTTACATCCGTTCTTATAATGGACTCCAGTGTTACGAGTAGTCACTATTATGGAAATGGTAGCGAAGAATTAAGAATAAGCTATGAAAAAGAGATATTTGATTTAACTAATGTAGAACGTGTTAATAAAGGGTTACAACCCTATACGTGGGAAGATGATGTAACTGTAATAGCTCGTGAACATAGTAAAGATATGAGTGATAATAGCTACTTTAGTCACACGAATTTACAAGGACAAGCACCATGGGATAGAGCAAAACAGGCGGGGATAAACTATTCTTATTATGGTGAAAACATAGCTATGGGGCAAAAAAATGCTATATATGTAATCAATGGGTGGATGAATTCATCAGGACACCGAAAGAGCATACTCAGTTCAGACTACACTGGATTAGGTGTTGGTGTTTGGTTTGCTAATGATGATCAACCCTATTATACACAAAATTTTATCAAGTAA
- a CDS encoding TRAP transporter large permease: MDTNTIAMLILLGSFFLMLIMRVPIAFALGLSTLFTTWYLDIPLLIVAQQMVKGINSFSLMAIPFFILAGEIMSEGGISKRLIDFSNVLIGRVRGGLAMVNILASMFFGGISGSSVADTSSIGSIMIPMMEKEGYDKDYSINVTITSSTQGVIIPPSHNMIIYSMAAGGISVGKLFLGGMIPGILLGVSLMILSYAIAVKRHYPKGEKISFSDAKKIISESLLGLFTAIIIVGGVLSGIFTATESAAIAAVYAFIITFFVYKDIPFKHMYVILRNSIKTLAIIMAIIATSSAFGWMMAYLKIPTLITQTLIGISSSKLVILLIVNVVLLLLGMIMDMAPLIMIATPILLPVVTAVGMDPIQFGIVMMLNLGIGLITPPVGSTLFVGCSIGGAKIEQIAKSLLPFYLLLFAYLMLITFIPQITLAIPNFFM; encoded by the coding sequence ATGGATACCAATACAATAGCAATGCTTATTCTTCTAGGTAGTTTCTTTTTAATGCTTATTATGCGGGTACCTATTGCCTTTGCTCTAGGTTTATCGACCCTTTTCACCACCTGGTATTTGGATATTCCTTTGCTGATTGTTGCCCAACAAATGGTAAAAGGAATCAACTCATTTTCACTTATGGCAATTCCTTTCTTCATATTAGCTGGTGAAATCATGAGCGAAGGTGGTATATCAAAACGACTTATCGACTTTTCCAATGTTTTGATTGGACGAGTGCGAGGTGGTTTAGCTATGGTTAATATATTAGCCAGTATGTTCTTTGGAGGTATATCTGGCTCATCAGTAGCTGATACATCTTCCATAGGCTCTATTATGATTCCGATGATGGAAAAAGAAGGTTATGATAAGGATTATTCCATCAACGTTACTATCACATCTTCTACTCAAGGTGTGATCATTCCACCAAGCCACAATATGATCATCTATTCTATGGCAGCAGGAGGAATTTCAGTTGGAAAACTGTTTTTAGGTGGTATGATACCTGGAATTTTACTAGGTGTATCTTTAATGATCCTTTCATATGCCATTGCTGTAAAACGTCATTATCCAAAAGGTGAAAAAATAAGTTTTAGTGATGCAAAGAAGATAATTAGTGAAAGTCTTCTCGGTTTATTTACGGCAATTATCATCGTTGGTGGTGTTTTATCAGGTATATTTACTGCCACTGAGTCTGCTGCTATCGCGGCTGTTTATGCTTTTATTATTACTTTTTTCGTATACAAAGACATACCTTTCAAACATATGTATGTTATTCTAAGAAATTCCATTAAGACACTAGCTATTATCATGGCAATCATTGCAACTTCAAGTGCCTTTGGTTGGATGATGGCATACCTGAAGATACCAACCTTAATTACCCAAACACTGATTGGTATATCTAGTAGCAAGCTAGTCATCTTATTGATTGTTAATGTTGTATTATTATTACTAGGTATGATTATGGATATGGCACCTCTTATTATGATAGCAACACCTATACTTCTACCTGTAGTAACGGCTGTAGGTATGGACCCTATCCAATTTGGTATTGTAATGATGCTTAATCTAGGTATAGGTCTGATTACTCCTCCAGTAGGTTCCACCCTCTTTGTCGGTTGTTCCATTGGCGGTGCTAAAATCGAGCAAATTGCAAAATCCCTCCTTCCATTTTACCTCTTGCTATTCGCCTATTTAATGCTGATTACTTTTATTCCACAGATAACCCTTGCCATTCCAAACTTCTTTATGTAA
- a CDS encoding TRAP transporter small permease, giving the protein MVKKIVHIIEAIFENIAMFFLAIMTIIISYQVFCRYFLNYTPSWSEEVSLLLMVWMGFLGIALGVIKGVHIGIEFFASILPHQIQKVLFIVDDLLVALFGASLLIYGYELVEKTMSSKLPATGWPAATLYALVPFCGLLIICFIIYKLIHGTKE; this is encoded by the coding sequence ATGGTAAAAAAAATAGTTCATATTATTGAGGCAATATTCGAAAATATCGCAATGTTCTTTCTTGCAATAATGACCATTATTATTTCTTACCAAGTCTTCTGTCGTTACTTTTTAAATTATACACCTAGTTGGTCTGAAGAAGTCTCTTTACTCTTAATGGTATGGATGGGCTTTCTTGGTATCGCTTTAGGCGTCATCAAAGGTGTCCATATTGGTATTGAATTTTTCGCTTCTATCTTGCCTCATCAAATTCAGAAGGTACTCTTTATAGTAGATGATCTATTAGTGGCATTATTTGGAGCTAGCTTACTCATTTACGGTTATGAATTAGTTGAAAAAACAATGAGTTCAAAATTACCAGCTACAGGTTGGCCAGCAGCTACACTATATGCACTAGTCCCTTTCTGTGGCCTTCTCATTATCTGCTTTATTATCTATAAATTAATCCACGGGACTAAAGAATGA